A genomic window from Streptomyces mirabilis includes:
- a CDS encoding 4'-phosphopantetheinyl transferase family protein codes for MTPTVRRLAVARGELDVWLLPPPDSPRDVPYDELDAYERGRADSYRRPDDRQMYAAAHVGLRRVLAGYTGIEPSRLNLAGERYNGNGERHGRPVVLGVPGGAPQFSLSHSHGLAIVVVAESRVGADVQRLPSPQTAEACLPALHPAEREELGKIPEHERTMAFGRLWTRKEAYLKGLGTGLTRGADLDYLGEAGLAERPTGWVVGNLPLCSTHIAAVALAGAGDRPVAIRAVPTAYLYAPDAVERLVEMEPGLRSMLRDPAQHGDLER; via the coding sequence TTGACCCCGACGGTGCGCCGGCTCGCCGTAGCGCGAGGGGAGTTGGACGTGTGGCTGCTGCCACCGCCCGACTCGCCGCGTGACGTCCCGTACGACGAGCTCGACGCGTACGAGAGAGGTCGGGCCGACTCCTACCGTCGCCCCGACGACCGCCAGATGTACGCCGCGGCGCACGTGGGACTGCGCCGGGTCCTCGCCGGTTACACCGGCATCGAACCGAGCCGGCTCAACCTCGCCGGCGAGCGGTACAACGGCAACGGTGAACGCCACGGCCGGCCCGTGGTGCTCGGCGTGCCCGGCGGCGCCCCCCAGTTCTCGCTCTCGCACAGCCACGGCCTGGCGATCGTGGTGGTGGCGGAGTCACGGGTGGGCGCCGACGTCCAGCGGCTGCCGTCGCCCCAGACCGCCGAGGCATGTCTGCCGGCGCTGCATCCGGCCGAACGTGAGGAGCTCGGGAAGATTCCCGAGCACGAACGGACCATGGCCTTCGGCCGCCTGTGGACACGGAAGGAGGCGTATCTGAAGGGGCTGGGCACCGGGCTGACCCGGGGGGCCGACCTCGACTACCTCGGTGAGGCGGGGCTGGCCGAGCGGCCGACGGGTTGGGTGGTGGGCAACCTGCCCCTGTGTTCCACCCACATCGCGGCGGTGGCTCTTGCCGGGGCGGGGGATCGGCCCGTCGCGATTCGCGCCGTGCCCACCGCCTATCTGTACGCCCCGGATGCGGTGGAGCGTCTGGTGGAGATGGAACCGGGGTTGCGTTCCATGCTCCGGGATCCGGCGCAGCACGGGGATCTCGAACGCTGA
- a CDS encoding aromatase/cyclase, whose amino-acid sequence MEHPGMRQVAHEINIAVPADTVHRLIAEVGNWPRIFPSVIHVEHEEAPEGEERLTIWETAPTAAGEPRCRPLRRIVEPAKLRVNFQHLVTVSPVAGLGGAWLVEPLGEDTSRVRLLHEFRAADDDPGALDLIGAEIDRSAVAELAALKENAEREYAEAELTFSFEDTVHVDGSAKDLFAFINEANLWSERLPHVATVRLQEDTPGLQTLEMDTRAKDGSVHTTKSYRVTFPHQRIAYKQVTLPALMTLHTGHWTFTDTDQGVAATSQHTVTLNTDNIARVLGDTATVADAREYVHTALSTNSLATLNHAKAHAEGRR is encoded by the coding sequence ATGGAACACCCGGGCATGCGCCAAGTCGCGCACGAGATCAACATCGCGGTCCCGGCGGACACCGTCCACCGGCTGATCGCCGAGGTGGGGAACTGGCCACGGATCTTCCCCTCGGTCATCCACGTCGAGCACGAGGAAGCTCCCGAGGGCGAGGAGCGGCTGACGATCTGGGAGACCGCACCGACCGCGGCGGGTGAACCGCGCTGCCGTCCGCTGCGCCGGATCGTCGAACCCGCCAAGCTGCGGGTCAACTTCCAGCACCTGGTCACCGTGTCCCCCGTCGCCGGCCTCGGCGGCGCCTGGCTCGTCGAACCACTCGGGGAGGACACGTCCCGAGTACGGCTGCTGCACGAGTTCCGGGCCGCCGACGACGACCCCGGAGCCCTGGACCTGATCGGCGCCGAGATCGACCGGAGCGCCGTCGCGGAACTCGCGGCGCTGAAGGAGAACGCGGAACGCGAATACGCCGAAGCCGAGTTGACGTTCTCCTTCGAGGACACCGTCCACGTCGACGGCTCCGCCAAGGACCTGTTCGCCTTCATCAACGAGGCGAACCTGTGGTCGGAGCGCCTGCCGCACGTCGCCACGGTCCGTCTGCAAGAGGACACCCCTGGGCTCCAGACCCTGGAGATGGACACCCGGGCCAAGGACGGCTCCGTCCACACCACCAAGTCCTACCGGGTGACCTTCCCCCACCAGCGCATCGCCTACAAGCAGGTCACCCTGCCCGCGCTGATGACCCTGCACACCGGTCACTGGACGTTCACCGACACCGACCAGGGCGTCGCGGCCACCTCCCAGCACACCGTCACCCTCAACACGGACAACATCGCCCGCGTCCTCGGTGACACCGCCACCGTCGCCGACGCCCGCGAGTACGTCCACACCGCCCTGTCCACCAACAGCCTGGCCACCCTGAACCACGCCAAGGCTCACGCGGAGGGCCGCCGTTGA
- a CDS encoding antibiotic biosynthesis monooxygenase family protein, with amino-acid sequence MPKIAADGQHLTVLNLFSTDAAEKQVKLLAAMRQIVDTAAYEGWISSTVHAGQDKPGTANFIQWRSTEDLESRYAGEEFKHRTLPLFGEITTSIRLLQNEIAFTQQKPELGGVTEISPSRDDYTAIELFGVLPENQEDLIDALGESQTWLVDVPGYRTHTVLRGLRARGIEGKFVVVYSQWDSKEAYDAFRSVPQGERSPERQKVDARVAALQTWQDENTYQVVHTRSAGE; translated from the coding sequence ATGCCGAAGATCGCAGCCGATGGTCAGCACCTGACCGTTCTCAACCTGTTCTCGACCGACGCCGCCGAGAAGCAGGTCAAGCTGCTCGCCGCGATGCGCCAGATCGTCGACACGGCGGCCTACGAGGGCTGGATATCCAGCACGGTCCACGCCGGGCAGGACAAGCCGGGAACGGCCAACTTCATCCAGTGGCGCAGCACCGAGGACCTGGAGAGCCGTTACGCCGGTGAGGAGTTCAAGCACCGCACCCTCCCGCTCTTCGGTGAGATCACCACCTCGATCCGTCTGCTCCAGAACGAGATCGCCTTCACGCAGCAGAAGCCGGAGCTGGGCGGCGTCACCGAGATCTCCCCGTCCCGCGACGACTACACGGCCATCGAGCTGTTCGGCGTGCTGCCGGAGAACCAGGAGGACCTGATCGACGCCCTGGGCGAGTCCCAGACGTGGCTGGTCGACGTCCCCGGCTACCGCACCCACACGGTGCTCCGCGGCCTGCGTGCCCGCGGCATCGAGGGCAAGTTCGTCGTCGTCTACTCCCAGTGGGACAGCAAGGAGGCGTACGACGCCTTCCGCTCCGTGCCGCAGGGTGAGCGCTCCCCGGAGCGCCAGAAGGTCGACGCCCGCGTCGCCGCGCTCCAGACCTGGCAGGACGAGAACACCTACCAGGTCGTCCACACCCGCTCCGCGGGCGAGTGA
- a CDS encoding nuclear transport factor 2 family protein, producing the protein MQSGPEALEISTLLDRYLIGLDDDELDDAWARGLFTKDALVEFPMSRHEGLDGLAGYHRDALAAFAATQHLGSPTVVDLDDAGERAVLRANLVSTHVHHPDAADEPLFQVGTLATGEARRAAEGWRLSSLTFRVLWTRGTPPRPREPQ; encoded by the coding sequence ATGCAGTCAGGCCCGGAAGCATTAGAGATATCCACTCTCCTTGACCGGTACCTCATCGGTCTCGACGACGACGAACTCGACGACGCGTGGGCGCGGGGGCTCTTCACGAAGGACGCCCTGGTCGAGTTCCCCATGAGCCGGCACGAGGGCCTCGACGGACTCGCCGGCTACCACCGTGACGCGCTGGCGGCCTTCGCCGCCACCCAGCACCTCGGTTCGCCCACGGTCGTCGACCTCGACGACGCCGGTGAGCGGGCCGTGCTGCGCGCCAACCTCGTCTCGACGCATGTGCACCACCCCGACGCGGCGGACGAGCCCCTGTTCCAGGTCGGCACTCTCGCGACCGGCGAAGCCCGCCGCGCCGCGGAGGGCTGGCGGCTCTCCTCCCTGACGTTCCGCGTGCTGTGGACCCGCGGCACCCCGCCCCGACCCCGGGAGCCCCAATGA